In Flavobacterium lacustre, a genomic segment contains:
- a CDS encoding aldo/keto reductase produces MNRRSVLKTAGLALAGSALLPFDSLAKATVSLPIFGEKDTTPATLSNKRKLGTTLEVSSIGLGVQNMTRTYQTTIPSRPEMLNIIRTAFDKGVTLFDAAEAYGPFEVEKILGEGISSFRNKIVIETKFGWNIDQETGARLPGLSSRPEHIKIVVEGMLKRLRTDRIDLLYQHRVDPQVPIEDVVGAIQDLIKEGKVLHYGLSEPGPQTVRRAHKIHPIAAIQNEYSLLWRGPEKEIIPLCDELGIGFVPWSPLGVGFLTGAIDANTRFAQGDFRGMETRFSPENLASNMALVDLLKNWSIQKQATPTQISLAWLLSQKPWIVPIPGTTQMAHMLENIKADEIKFTPGELNKFNNQLDAIQIKGERLPPFVQAFSDVEAPQKK; encoded by the coding sequence ATGAATCGCAGATCCGTTTTAAAGACCGCAGGGCTTGCTCTGGCAGGAAGCGCATTATTACCTTTTGATTCTTTAGCAAAAGCTACCGTCTCATTGCCTATTTTTGGAGAAAAAGATACTACACCAGCTACTCTTTCGAACAAGCGAAAACTCGGAACTACTCTTGAAGTTTCAAGCATAGGACTTGGTGTTCAAAATATGACTCGCACCTATCAAACTACAATTCCTTCACGACCAGAAATGCTTAATATTATCAGAACAGCGTTTGATAAAGGAGTTACTCTATTTGATGCCGCCGAGGCTTATGGACCATTTGAAGTAGAAAAAATTCTTGGAGAAGGCATCTCTTCTTTCCGAAATAAAATAGTCATCGAAACAAAATTTGGTTGGAATATTGACCAAGAAACAGGCGCACGTTTACCTGGATTAAGCAGCCGACCTGAACACATCAAAATAGTGGTGGAAGGAATGTTAAAAAGACTTCGTACTGACAGAATAGATTTATTATATCAGCATCGTGTGGATCCACAAGTTCCAATTGAAGATGTAGTTGGTGCCATTCAGGATCTGATAAAAGAAGGTAAAGTTTTGCATTACGGATTATCTGAGCCTGGACCACAAACTGTAAGACGAGCACATAAAATTCACCCCATTGCAGCCATTCAAAACGAATATTCTTTATTATGGCGTGGACCTGAAAAAGAAATTATTCCGCTTTGTGATGAACTCGGTATTGGTTTCGTCCCTTGGAGCCCACTTGGTGTAGGTTTTTTGACAGGAGCCATTGACGCAAATACACGTTTTGCTCAAGGCGATTTCCGTGGAATGGAAACACGTTTTTCACCAGAGAATCTAGCTTCCAATATGGCGCTCGTTGATTTATTGAAAAACTGGAGTATACAAAAACAAGCCACTCCTACCCAAATTTCGCTAGCCTGGTTGCTGTCGCAAAAACCGTGGATTGTTCCTATTCCAGGCACTACACAAATGGCTCATATGTTAGAAAATATCAAAGCGGATGAAATAAAATTTACCCCAGGTGAATTGAATAAATTCAATAATCAACTGGATGCTATTCAAATTAAGGGTGAAAGACTACCTCCTTTTGTACAAGCTTTTTCAGACGTTGAAGCACCACAAAAAAAATAA